In Legionella sp. PATHC035, a genomic segment contains:
- the rpmE gene encoding 50S ribosomal protein L31: MKASIHPEYKTVKVTCSCGEQFETRSTLCKDLNIEVCSQCHPFYTGKQKLVDTGGRVQKFRDRYSQRSTQAKDEKK, translated from the coding sequence ATGAAGGCATCAATTCATCCTGAATATAAAACAGTTAAGGTTACATGCAGTTGTGGCGAACAATTTGAAACTCGTTCAACTTTATGTAAAGATTTGAATATTGAAGTATGTTCACAATGTCACCCTTTTTATACTGGTAAGCAAAAACTCGTAGATACTGGAGGACGTGTGCAGAAGTTCCGCGATCGTTACAGTCAGCGTTCTACGCAAGCGAAAGACGAAAAGAAATAA
- a CDS encoding Dam family site-specific DNA-(adenine-N6)-methyltransferase translates to MVKIRPFLKWAGSKYNCLEKIIPFLPQGKRLIEPFAGSGVVFMNANYSSYLLAESNPDLIHLYTTLQQQGDAFIQFCETYFRPEFNQKEKYYQIRADFNGSSHSPQKSALFLYLNRHGYNGLCRYNSKGFYNVPFGLYSKPYFPHKEMQLFYQKSQHAEFIHNDFRKTFEYAERGDVIYCDPPYVLLSEKSHHLPYTKKLFTTEDQIELTELAKETAAKGIPVILSNHDTEFTRYHYRKAEIKSFPVSRFINCQGSLRRPVKELIAIFN, encoded by the coding sequence ATGGTGAAAATAAGACCTTTTCTTAAATGGGCAGGTAGTAAATACAACTGCCTGGAAAAGATTATTCCCTTTCTTCCTCAGGGTAAACGTTTAATTGAGCCCTTTGCTGGTTCAGGCGTTGTTTTCATGAATGCGAATTATTCGTCCTACCTGTTGGCAGAAAGTAATCCTGATTTAATTCATCTTTATACCACGTTACAACAACAAGGAGATGCGTTTATTCAGTTTTGCGAAACCTATTTTCGACCTGAATTCAATCAGAAAGAAAAATATTATCAAATCAGAGCTGATTTTAATGGCTCATCCCATTCACCCCAAAAATCCGCACTTTTTCTTTACCTAAACCGGCATGGTTATAATGGATTATGTCGATATAATTCCAAGGGGTTTTATAATGTACCCTTTGGGCTGTACAGCAAACCTTATTTCCCACATAAGGAAATGCAGCTTTTTTACCAAAAAAGCCAACACGCCGAATTCATCCACAATGACTTTAGAAAAACATTTGAATATGCAGAGCGGGGTGATGTTATTTATTGCGACCCTCCTTACGTACTCCTCTCAGAGAAGTCACACCATTTGCCCTATACTAAAAAACTGTTTACCACAGAAGATCAAATAGAACTCACTGAGTTGGCTAAAGAAACAGCAGCAAAAGGTATCCCAGTTATTTTGTCCAACCACGACACCGAATTTACTCGATACCACTATAGGAAAGCAGAAATCAAAAGTTTTCCGGTATCACGTTTCATTAATTGTCAGGGTTCATTACGCCGACCGGTAAAAGAATTAATCGCTATATTTAATTAA
- a CDS encoding Dps family protein: MKKLELYKLETPNDLDIRDRRKIAEAVNPLLADTFALFVKTKNFHWHMTGPHYRDYHLLLDEQSEQIFAMVDVLAERVRKLGERTIHSIGQIKQLQTLKDANETLSADDMLQNLLEDNKSFLKNMRKVHEVCSKKNDFATTSILEVYIDETERRIWFLFETLQNK, translated from the coding sequence ATGAAAAAATTGGAATTATATAAGCTTGAAACACCAAACGACCTTGATATCCGGGATCGTCGTAAAATTGCTGAAGCTGTTAATCCACTCCTAGCCGACACATTTGCTTTATTCGTTAAAACCAAAAATTTTCATTGGCATATGACGGGTCCCCACTATCGGGATTATCATCTTTTATTGGATGAACAAAGCGAACAAATTTTCGCAATGGTGGACGTCTTGGCAGAGCGCGTACGCAAATTAGGAGAGAGAACCATTCATTCAATAGGACAAATCAAACAATTACAGACACTTAAAGATGCTAATGAAACCCTGTCTGCTGACGATATGCTGCAAAATCTATTAGAAGATAATAAGAGTTTTTTAAAAAACATGAGAAAGGTTCATGAAGTGTGCAGCAAAAAAAATGATTTTGCCACCACGAGCATCCTGGAAGTTTATATTGATGAAACAGAACGTCGAATTTGGTTTTTATTTGAAACGTTGCAAAATAAATGA
- a CDS encoding MFS transporter: protein MISENRRNYALIGWLICGLGALFYSYEYLLRIAPSAMESALREHFNLSATGFGHISSIYYYAYVPMQLPVGIMMDRYGPRRLLTFACLICVIGTFLFTGTTSFWVAASGRFLVGLGSAFAFVGVLKLATIWLPENKLAMVSGLTSALGTVGAMLGDNFLELFVNQLGWIKTLNMTAFFGIVLTFLLWLGIHDKKGRYRQSGTVSDLKTGLVDLNIIVSNKQIWINGLYGCMVYLPTTVFAELWGIPYLRNAHGLSAHGAGLANSLLFLGFTVGAPLMGYFSDRIARRKLPMLVGASVATVLMLVILYFPGLTETNVQILMFFLGLFYSAQAIVFAVGRELSPGEAAGTAMAFTNMIVMLGGMLLQPLVGHLLDFSYSLRSGASISSALVVENVNRLYNMTDYRIALAFIPLSMLIAALLTFFLRETHAHAPK from the coding sequence TTGATTTCTGAAAACCGTAGAAATTACGCATTAATTGGATGGCTTATTTGTGGTCTTGGAGCCTTGTTTTACAGTTATGAATATTTGCTTCGAATAGCACCTAGTGCAATGGAAAGCGCTCTCCGTGAGCATTTTAATTTGTCAGCTACCGGGTTTGGACACATTTCATCGATATATTATTATGCCTACGTCCCTATGCAATTACCTGTAGGGATTATGATGGATCGATATGGCCCGCGAAGATTATTAACCTTTGCTTGTTTAATCTGTGTCATTGGAACTTTTTTATTTACAGGGACAACTTCTTTTTGGGTTGCCGCCTCTGGACGTTTTTTAGTTGGTTTAGGTTCTGCGTTTGCATTTGTGGGAGTATTGAAGTTGGCAACAATCTGGTTGCCTGAGAACAAACTCGCTATGGTCTCGGGGCTCACTTCGGCGTTGGGAACCGTAGGAGCAATGCTCGGTGATAATTTTTTAGAATTGTTTGTTAATCAATTAGGATGGATTAAAACCTTAAATATGACCGCATTCTTCGGGATTGTCTTAACCTTTCTTTTATGGTTAGGAATTCACGATAAAAAAGGTCGATACAGACAAAGTGGTACTGTTTCTGATTTGAAAACCGGTTTAGTTGATTTAAATATAATAGTCAGTAACAAGCAGATATGGATCAATGGATTATACGGTTGTATGGTGTATCTCCCTACAACCGTGTTTGCTGAATTATGGGGTATTCCTTATTTAAGAAATGCTCATGGGTTATCTGCGCATGGTGCTGGCCTTGCAAACTCATTGCTCTTCTTAGGTTTTACTGTTGGTGCTCCACTGATGGGTTATTTTTCTGACCGAATTGCGCGCAGAAAACTACCTATGCTTGTAGGAGCTAGTGTGGCTACGGTGCTTATGCTGGTTATCTTGTATTTCCCTGGTTTGACCGAAACGAATGTGCAGATACTTATGTTTTTCCTGGGTCTATTTTATAGTGCTCAAGCAATCGTATTTGCTGTTGGAAGAGAGTTGAGTCCTGGGGAAGCAGCGGGTACAGCGATGGCGTTTACGAATATGATTGTGATGCTCGGTGGGATGTTATTGCAACCTTTAGTAGGACATTTATTGGATTTCAGCTATTCCTTACGGAGTGGCGCGTCAATCTCTTCAGCATTGGTTGTTGAAAATGTTAATCGGTTATACAACATGACTGATTACCGCATAGCGCTGGCTTTTATACCGCTCAGTATGTTAATTGCCGCTTTATTAACCTTCTTTTTAAGGGAAACTCACGCTCATGCACCTAAATAA
- a CDS encoding MFS transporter yields MHELRLSSSERKIIFLASLGGALEFYDFVIYVIFAPIISQIFFPATDPIASLMSVYAIFAIGYLIRPLGGIAFSHFGDKYGRKKTFIFSVILMAVPTVLIGFLPTYQHLGILSSILLIFLRLLQGLSIGGEIPGALTFACEHVNPRSRALACGVIFSFLNLGIFLGALISLILTNQLSNAQLLNFGWRLPFILGGLLGIFSFYIRKRLAESPLFLAFKNSTENTRIPFIEAITLHWRKILQGIGLTCLGSVMINLLFLYMPTYLSTILAYQKQQATLFNTINLGFFSSLLVFFCWYSTRVGRKLVLLVGAIGFILLSYLLFILLAKQTTLSLAIALAIFAILSSFIMVYPSLLVELFPVSIRYTGIAISYNLAFAFFGGLTPFIATYLIEKLNTNLAPSFYLMVSAILCCIALVTIKKLDAETEVSL; encoded by the coding sequence GTGCATGAGCTGAGACTAAGTTCTAGTGAGCGAAAAATTATTTTCCTTGCTTCTTTGGGTGGTGCTTTGGAATTTTATGATTTTGTCATTTACGTTATTTTTGCACCGATAATCAGCCAAATTTTTTTCCCAGCAACGGACCCAATCGCTTCTCTGATGAGTGTGTATGCCATTTTTGCAATTGGTTATTTAATCCGTCCCCTAGGCGGAATTGCCTTTAGCCATTTTGGAGACAAATACGGTCGTAAGAAAACGTTTATTTTCTCAGTTATCCTTATGGCTGTCCCAACAGTCCTTATTGGCTTTTTACCCACTTATCAGCACCTAGGAATCTTATCGAGTATTCTTTTGATTTTTTTGCGGTTATTGCAAGGATTATCGATTGGAGGTGAAATTCCTGGGGCATTAACTTTTGCTTGTGAACATGTGAATCCGCGTTCTCGAGCATTGGCCTGCGGTGTGATTTTTTCTTTTCTTAATCTAGGTATTTTTTTAGGGGCTCTGATTAGTTTAATCCTCACGAATCAACTTTCAAATGCGCAATTGCTAAACTTTGGTTGGCGCCTCCCGTTTATACTGGGTGGACTGCTGGGCATATTCAGTTTCTACATTCGTAAACGGTTGGCTGAAAGCCCCTTATTTCTCGCATTTAAGAATTCAACAGAGAATACGCGAATTCCTTTTATTGAAGCAATTACCTTACACTGGCGAAAGATTTTACAAGGTATCGGTTTAACCTGCCTGGGTTCCGTAATGATTAATTTATTATTCTTGTATATGCCCACATATCTTTCAACAATCCTTGCTTATCAGAAACAGCAAGCGACCTTGTTTAATACGATTAATTTGGGTTTCTTCTCTTCACTATTGGTATTTTTTTGCTGGTATAGTACTCGAGTAGGGCGTAAGTTAGTTCTTTTGGTGGGTGCGATTGGTTTTATTTTATTAAGTTATCTCTTATTTATCCTTTTAGCCAAGCAAACCACTTTATCTCTTGCCATTGCTTTAGCTATTTTTGCTATTTTGAGTAGTTTTATTATGGTTTATCCCAGCTTGCTGGTTGAATTGTTCCCAGTCTCAATTCGATATACTGGGATCGCTATTTCTTATAATCTTGCGTTTGCTTTTTTCGGAGGTTTAACCCCGTTTATTGCTACTTATTTAATCGAAAAATTGAACACGAATCTTGCCCCCAGCTTTTATTTGATGGTGAGTGCAATTCTGTGTTGTATCGCCCTAGTAACTATTAAAAAACTTGATGCAGAAACGGAGGTTTCATTGTGA
- the xth gene encoding exodeoxyribonuclease III yields MLKLASWNVNSLKIRLEQVLQWLESTGVDVLAIQETKLLDENFPVTAFTEKGYHVVFSGQKTYNGVAVISRYPLTNVLTDIPDFVDPQRRIIAVTVAGIRLINLYVPNGSELTSDKYQYKLNWLQKIIGFIQQQMNDFTNTAVVGDFNIAPEDRDVHDPSEWMGSVLVSPAEREAFTQLLQLGLHDSFRNFIQEEQSYSWWDYRAASFRRNRGLRIDHILLSKPLNALCRQSVIDKEPRKVERPSDHAPVWVELDLNVG; encoded by the coding sequence GTGCTTAAATTAGCAAGTTGGAATGTCAATTCATTGAAGATACGACTGGAGCAAGTATTACAGTGGCTTGAGTCTACTGGGGTGGATGTCCTTGCCATACAAGAAACAAAGTTACTTGATGAAAATTTTCCTGTAACCGCGTTTACTGAGAAAGGCTATCACGTAGTGTTTTCAGGGCAGAAAACATACAACGGTGTTGCTGTAATCAGCCGATATCCTTTAACTAATGTTCTTACCGATATTCCTGATTTTGTGGATCCGCAACGCCGCATAATCGCTGTTACCGTTGCGGGTATTCGTCTAATCAATTTGTACGTTCCTAATGGTTCGGAATTAACTTCAGATAAATATCAATATAAGCTGAATTGGTTGCAAAAAATTATCGGATTTATTCAACAGCAAATGAATGATTTCACGAATACAGCTGTAGTTGGTGATTTTAATATTGCTCCTGAGGATCGCGATGTGCATGACCCTAGTGAGTGGATGGGTTCTGTGCTGGTAAGTCCTGCTGAACGAGAGGCTTTCACGCAATTATTGCAACTTGGGCTTCATGACAGTTTTAGAAATTTTATTCAGGAGGAACAATCATACAGTTGGTGGGATTATCGTGCAGCCTCATTTCGACGTAATCGGGGTTTACGGATTGATCATATTTTATTGAGTAAACCACTGAATGCGCTATGCAGGCAATCAGTTATTGATAAAGAACCGCGCAAAGTAGAAAGACCATCTGATCATGCACCCGTTTGGGTTGAGTTGGATTTGAATGTGGGTTAG
- a CDS encoding phytanoyl-CoA dioxygenase family protein, whose protein sequence is MKNYSISQQIIQRVEAAVTEAQIGAYKKDGAVCIRQILSAEEMELLREGIELNLKSPSPRVKIASNLDDPGLFIEDFCTWQTNPHYQQFIFTSPISLIAKKLMGSKKTRLYHDHLLVKEPGTRQRTPWHQDQPYYNIEGRQNCSLWIPVDPVPRTSTLEFVAGSHLGPWLMPRSFMDNQAKWFPEGSLAELPDIDAKREDYPIIGWAISPGDVVCFHMLTLHAANGVNYNQRRRVFSVRFLGDDITHAPRKWVTSPDFPGLFEQLPAGAPMDHPLFPIIWE, encoded by the coding sequence ATGAAAAACTATTCCATATCTCAACAAATTATCCAGCGTGTTGAGGCGGCTGTTACCGAGGCTCAGATTGGTGCTTATAAAAAGGACGGGGCCGTTTGCATTCGCCAAATTTTAAGCGCTGAAGAAATGGAATTACTTCGCGAAGGCATTGAACTCAACCTAAAATCACCCAGCCCTAGGGTTAAAATTGCAAGTAACCTTGATGATCCAGGGCTATTTATTGAGGATTTTTGCACTTGGCAAACCAATCCTCATTACCAGCAATTTATTTTTACATCACCGATTAGTCTTATTGCAAAGAAACTCATGGGGAGTAAAAAAACTCGACTTTATCATGATCATCTTTTAGTCAAAGAACCAGGTACTCGACAAAGAACTCCCTGGCACCAAGATCAGCCTTATTACAACATTGAAGGAAGACAAAATTGCAGTCTATGGATACCTGTTGATCCAGTACCACGCACTTCCACTTTAGAGTTCGTTGCGGGGTCTCATTTAGGACCTTGGCTTATGCCTCGCTCTTTTATGGATAATCAAGCAAAATGGTTTCCTGAGGGAAGCCTCGCTGAGCTACCTGATATTGATGCAAAACGTGAAGATTACCCTATTATCGGTTGGGCCATAAGTCCTGGTGATGTGGTTTGCTTTCATATGCTCACACTCCATGCTGCAAATGGAGTAAATTATAATCAACGACGAAGAGTGTTTTCGGTACGTTTTCTCGGTGATGATATAACTCATGCCCCAAGAAAATGGGTTACCTCGCCTGATTTCCCAGGTTTGTTCGAACAACTCCCAGCAGGAGCGCCCATGGATCACCCTTTATTTCCTATAATTTGGGAGTAG
- a CDS encoding nucleoside hydrolase produces the protein MNLAVKAFVFFSLFCLLPLANAMRPFIIDTDVGVDDELAILYLLAQKDIDIKAITVVGTGEAHCASGLRNVAGLLALMHHEKIPLACGRNNPMTGTHQFPDWLRKLADNLVGAADLLPKVNVMPTQNAVQLLETTLKNAKEPVEILAIGPLTNLGELVAKIPEIKNKIKMIYIMGGAVASPGNLVEVEHSIKNTTAEWNIYIDPYAADKVFRSGIPITLVGLDVTNQVPVTRAFYEKLKQNQTNLANHFFYELFHHNEAEIFEHKWYFWDVLSAVVAYDNSIVKSHYKKLSVVLSPEERSGTTVVDKKGNTVRVCTSINQKHFEDILMDTLKKKMS, from the coding sequence GTGAATTTGGCAGTAAAAGCGTTTGTCTTTTTCAGTTTATTTTGTTTGTTGCCTTTAGCAAATGCAATGAGGCCTTTTATTATTGATACGGATGTGGGGGTGGATGATGAATTGGCAATTCTTTATTTGTTAGCACAAAAAGATATCGATATTAAAGCGATAACCGTAGTCGGTACTGGCGAGGCTCATTGTGCTTCAGGATTAAGGAATGTTGCTGGATTGCTGGCCTTAATGCATCATGAAAAAATTCCTCTAGCCTGTGGGCGTAATAACCCAATGACTGGAACGCATCAATTTCCTGATTGGTTACGGAAACTCGCTGATAATTTAGTGGGTGCTGCAGATTTACTGCCTAAAGTTAACGTGATGCCCACGCAGAATGCAGTACAATTATTGGAAACTACTTTAAAAAATGCAAAAGAGCCTGTTGAGATTTTAGCAATTGGTCCGTTAACCAATCTGGGAGAGCTGGTGGCCAAAATACCAGAAATAAAAAATAAAATTAAAATGATTTATATTATGGGGGGAGCAGTAGCGAGTCCAGGTAATTTGGTGGAAGTGGAGCACTCAATTAAAAATACCACTGCAGAATGGAATATTTATATTGATCCTTATGCTGCAGATAAAGTATTTCGGTCAGGCATCCCTATTACCCTGGTTGGCCTGGATGTGACTAATCAGGTTCCTGTGACAAGGGCTTTTTATGAAAAATTGAAACAAAACCAAACGAATCTGGCCAATCATTTTTTCTATGAGCTTTTTCATCATAATGAGGCGGAAATCTTTGAGCATAAGTGGTATTTTTGGGATGTACTTTCTGCAGTAGTGGCCTATGATAATTCAATTGTTAAATCCCATTACAAAAAATTGAGCGTGGTATTAAGTCCAGAGGAGCGATCGGGGACTACTGTAGTGGATAAAAAGGGTAATACGGTGCGAGTCTGTACGTCAATCAATCAAAAACACTTTGAAGATATTTTAATGGATACATTAAAGAAGAAAATGTCCTAA
- a CDS encoding MFS transporter, with amino-acid sequence MHLNNIVSRKQLLYGMFICFVGAVFYCYEFILRIIPGVLQTELSIALGHISATTFGQISALYYFAYSPMQMPVGMLMDRFGPRRLLTFACICCTVGSWMFSLTSSMFLVGAGRFLVGFGSSFAFVGVLSLALHWLPRRYFSLVAGLMTTLGMLGLVYGEVKITEWSQSIGWEQVLFLIAIVGAGLSVLMLLVVRDGPEGHHPNRHPLPEFFQNVLKVLMSPEVWVIGFVGACLYTSLSVFGELWGKTYLEQAHGLTKVEAAKTVSAVFLGWAVGAPIAGYLSDHTGRRLLPLVLGAILALICISIVLYWPGLSYVSLNVLLFLYGVFSATEIIVFIMAKECSGALLSGTVFAATNMIVTLGGVIFQPLVGKLLDTFGDSGIVEGEHIYTVVDYQVALSILPLSLLLVTILAFFIKDHKDHPIN; translated from the coding sequence ATGCACCTAAATAATATCGTTTCAAGAAAACAATTGCTCTATGGCATGTTCATCTGCTTTGTTGGGGCTGTTTTTTATTGCTATGAGTTTATCTTACGCATTATTCCTGGTGTTTTACAGACTGAGTTAAGCATTGCTTTGGGGCATATTTCTGCGACTACTTTTGGTCAGATATCTGCCTTATATTACTTTGCATACTCTCCCATGCAAATGCCTGTAGGCATGCTTATGGACCGATTTGGCCCCAGACGGCTTCTAACTTTTGCCTGCATCTGTTGTACTGTGGGTTCCTGGATGTTTTCCCTCACTTCGTCCATGTTTTTGGTAGGAGCAGGGCGTTTCTTAGTGGGCTTTGGTTCGTCTTTTGCGTTTGTAGGTGTATTGTCTCTTGCTTTACACTGGTTGCCCAGACGTTATTTTTCTTTAGTCGCTGGTCTGATGACTACTTTAGGCATGTTAGGTCTTGTCTATGGTGAAGTGAAGATCACTGAATGGTCTCAGAGTATAGGTTGGGAACAGGTATTATTCCTAATCGCAATAGTAGGGGCTGGATTGAGTGTATTAATGTTGCTTGTGGTTCGTGATGGGCCTGAGGGACATCATCCTAATCGACATCCTTTGCCAGAATTCTTTCAAAATGTGCTTAAAGTATTAATGTCTCCTGAGGTTTGGGTGATCGGGTTTGTTGGTGCTTGTTTGTATACTTCTTTGTCTGTATTTGGTGAGCTGTGGGGAAAAACTTATTTAGAACAAGCACACGGTTTGACTAAAGTTGAGGCTGCTAAAACGGTTTCTGCCGTTTTTCTAGGTTGGGCAGTTGGTGCTCCTATTGCTGGTTATTTATCGGATCATACAGGAAGACGTTTGTTGCCTTTGGTTTTAGGCGCAATTTTAGCCTTGATTTGCATTAGCATTGTATTGTATTGGCCGGGTCTATCCTACGTCAGTTTGAACGTTTTATTGTTCTTGTATGGCGTATTTAGTGCCACCGAAATTATTGTATTTATCATGGCTAAAGAATGCAGTGGTGCTTTGTTATCTGGTACGGTATTTGCCGCAACAAATATGATAGTAACGCTTGGTGGAGTAATTTTCCAACCTTTAGTTGGTAAATTACTGGATACTTTTGGTGACAGTGGTATTGTGGAAGGAGAGCATATTTACACGGTAGTAGACTATCAGGTCGCTTTATCTATATTGCCGCTCTCATTATTGCTCGTTACTATTCTTGCTTTCTTTATCAAAGATCATAAAGACCATCCAATTAATTAG
- a CDS encoding exodeoxyribonuclease III, with product MKVISFNANGIRSAVRNGFNEWLAIQDADFVCIQETKAQPEQLIPEELYYPCDYFCDYYSAQKKGYSGVAIYARHKPNRVVKGMGFDYCDNEGRYIQFDYPKFSIISLYLPSGTSGDERQTVKYDFLKQFAEHLIKLKNEGRELILCGDYNIAHKKIDLKNWRGNQKNSGFLPEERAWMDELFGTMGFVDAFRVHNQEEDQYTWWSFRGRAWEKNVGWRIDYQVITPGLIADVVDSRIFREARFSDHAPLLIEYKGDWCA from the coding sequence ATGAAAGTAATTAGTTTTAATGCCAATGGAATCCGTTCAGCGGTACGTAATGGATTTAATGAGTGGCTTGCAATTCAAGATGCTGATTTTGTTTGTATTCAAGAAACGAAAGCTCAACCGGAGCAATTAATTCCAGAGGAGTTATATTATCCATGCGATTATTTTTGTGACTATTATTCAGCGCAAAAGAAAGGGTACAGCGGGGTGGCGATTTATGCCCGTCACAAACCTAATCGTGTCGTGAAGGGCATGGGCTTTGACTATTGTGATAATGAGGGACGATACATTCAATTTGATTATCCCAAATTCAGTATTATCTCACTTTATTTACCTTCAGGTACTAGTGGCGATGAACGTCAGACAGTTAAATATGATTTTCTCAAACAATTTGCCGAACATTTAATAAAACTAAAAAATGAAGGACGCGAGCTGATTTTATGTGGAGATTATAATATCGCTCATAAAAAAATCGATTTGAAAAATTGGCGCGGCAATCAAAAAAACTCTGGTTTTTTGCCTGAGGAACGCGCTTGGATGGATGAGTTGTTTGGGACTATGGGCTTTGTTGATGCGTTTCGTGTGCACAATCAGGAAGAAGATCAATATACCTGGTGGTCTTTTCGAGGACGTGCATGGGAAAAAAATGTGGGGTGGAGGATTGATTATCAAGTAATTACTCCTGGCCTTATTGCGGATGTAGTTGACAGTCGTATTTTTCGGGAAGCACGTTTTTCTGACCATGCTCCATTGCTGATTGAATATAAAGGAGATTGGTGTGCTTAA
- the wrbA gene encoding NAD(P)H:quinone oxidoreductase, with protein MSDPYILVLYYSRTGSVAQLAQYIGRGVERVVGMEARLRTVPPVSTTCEAVDKAIPDSGAPYATLDDLRHCHGLALGSPTRFGNMAAPMKYFLDSTSSLWLAGDLVDKPACVFSSSASMHGGQESTLLSMMLPLFHHGMVLLGVPYSQPSLNDTVTGGTPYGVTHVSGVANDRPLSQDEINLAKHLGERLARAALQLNKEMR; from the coding sequence ATGTCTGATCCCTATATTTTGGTTTTATATTACTCGCGTACTGGTTCTGTAGCCCAGCTAGCCCAATACATAGGGCGTGGTGTAGAGCGTGTTGTGGGTATGGAAGCACGATTACGAACCGTACCGCCTGTGTCCACTACGTGTGAGGCGGTAGATAAAGCAATCCCAGATAGTGGCGCACCCTACGCCACTTTAGATGATTTACGTCATTGTCACGGACTGGCTTTAGGAAGCCCAACTCGTTTTGGAAATATGGCTGCGCCTATGAAATATTTTCTGGATAGTACATCATCTTTATGGTTGGCCGGTGATTTAGTGGATAAGCCTGCTTGTGTTTTTTCTTCTTCTGCCAGCATGCATGGTGGTCAGGAAAGTACTTTGTTAAGCATGATGCTGCCTTTGTTTCATCATGGCATGGTCTTATTAGGAGTTCCCTATTCTCAACCGTCTTTAAATGATACCGTTACTGGTGGAACTCCCTATGGGGTGACCCATGTTTCTGGAGTGGCCAATGATCGACCTCTGAGCCAGGATGAAATTAATTTAGCAAAACATCTAGGCGAGCGTTTGGCTCGGGCAGCGCTGCAATTAAATAAAGAAATGCGCTAA
- a CDS encoding malic enzyme-like NAD(P)-binding protein, giving the protein MDNEVLKQCALDYHEFPTPGKLGVHITKSTDSQSDLSLAYTPGVAAPVIAIAENPEDAYRYTNKGNLVAVMTNGTAVLGLGDLGPLASKPVMEGKAVLFKRFAGIDVFDIEIDAHDSQAFIATAKRIAPTFGGINLEDLKAPECFEIEQALIEQLNIPVFHDDQHGTAIVVAAALLNALELQQKKLADAKIVCIGAGAAGIASMRLLVALGAHKENMLLLDTKGVIHSGRADLNAYKFAFARTTECRTLADALVDADVFIGVAKPDLLDADLLKLMAPNPVIFALSNPDPEIRPELAFQVRDDLVIATGRSDYPNQVNNVLCFPYIFRGALDVRAKCINQSMQIAAVEAIRQLVHEPVPQVVKDNYPGVTHWEFGPNYIIPKPIDPRLRERVPAAVAQAAIASGANQMSCNLE; this is encoded by the coding sequence TTGGATAATGAAGTTTTAAAGCAGTGCGCATTAGATTATCACGAGTTTCCAACCCCTGGAAAACTTGGTGTTCATATTACCAAATCAACTGACTCTCAGAGTGATTTGTCTCTGGCTTATACGCCTGGTGTTGCAGCTCCAGTGATTGCAATAGCAGAAAATCCCGAAGATGCTTATCGTTACACGAATAAAGGAAATTTAGTCGCGGTAATGACCAATGGCACTGCGGTGTTGGGTTTGGGAGATCTTGGGCCTCTCGCCAGTAAGCCCGTTATGGAAGGTAAAGCAGTATTATTCAAGCGTTTTGCTGGCATTGATGTATTTGATATCGAAATTGATGCCCATGATTCGCAAGCTTTTATTGCTACGGCAAAACGTATTGCCCCCACTTTTGGTGGGATCAATCTGGAAGATCTTAAAGCTCCTGAATGTTTTGAAATTGAGCAGGCTTTAATTGAGCAATTGAATATTCCAGTATTTCATGATGACCAGCATGGTACAGCCATTGTAGTTGCGGCGGCGTTGCTCAATGCGCTTGAGTTACAACAAAAAAAATTAGCTGATGCAAAAATTGTGTGTATTGGCGCAGGAGCGGCAGGAATTGCTTCCATGCGATTACTGGTTGCTTTAGGCGCTCATAAAGAAAACATGTTGCTTTTAGATACTAAAGGCGTCATCCATTCAGGTCGTGCTGATCTAAATGCTTATAAATTCGCTTTTGCACGTACAACTGAATGTCGAACTTTAGCTGATGCATTGGTTGATGCCGATGTATTTATTGGTGTTGCTAAGCCCGATTTATTAGATGCTGATTTATTGAAATTAATGGCGCCTAACCCCGTTATTTTTGCTTTGTCTAACCCTGATCCAGAAATTAGACCTGAATTAGCTTTTCAGGTACGTGATGATTTAGTCATTGCGACAGGGCGTAGTGATTATCCTAATCAGGTTAATAATGTGTTGTGTTTTCCTTATATTTTTCGTGGTGCGTTGGATGTCCGCGCTAAGTGTATTAACCAATCAATGCAAATTGCGGCAGTTGAGGCTATTCGCCAACTGGTGCATGAGCCCGTTCCCCAGGTAGTAAAGGACAATTACCCAGGTGTTACGCATTGGGAGTTTGGCCCCAACTATATTATTCCCAAGCCCATAGATCCTCGTTTAAGAGAACGAGTTCCCGCTGCTGTAGCTCAGGCTGCAATAGCGAGTGGCGCTAATCAAATGAGTTGTAATTTAGAATAA